The following proteins are co-located in the Phyllostomus discolor isolate MPI-MPIP mPhyDis1 chromosome 1, mPhyDis1.pri.v3, whole genome shotgun sequence genome:
- the CYTL1 gene encoding cytokine-like protein 1: MTPWLLPLLLLLLAGPPAVWPAPPTCYSRMLGLSRQITRDFQSLQASEPSEPCVRYLPRLYLDIHNYCVLAKLRDFVATPQCWRAAQVDALKERVRKLYTIMNSFCRRDLVFLTDDCGALEYPMPATTALPDHHG; the protein is encoded by the exons ATGACgccctggctgctgcccctgctgctgctgctcctggccGGGCCCCCCGCCGTGTGGCCTGCACCCCCGACCTGCTACTCCAGGATGCTGGGCCTGAGCCGGCAGATCACCCGGGACTTCCAGAGCCTGCAGGCCTCCGAGCCCTCG gAGCCGTGTGTGAGGTACCTGCCCAGGCTGTACCTGGACATACAC AACTACTGCGTGCTGGCCAAGCTGCGGGACTTCGTGGCGACGCCCCAGTGCTGGAGAGCGGCCCAGGTGGACGCCCTGAAGGAGAGGGTGCGGAAACTCTACACCATCATGAACTCGTTCTGCAGGAGG GACCTGGTGTTCCTGACCGATGACTGCGGCGCCTTGGAGTACCCGATGCCGGCGACCACAGCCCTGCCCGACCACCACGGCTAA